A part of Pirellulaceae bacterium genomic DNA contains:
- a CDS encoding efflux RND transporter permease subunit: MHPIAAFIENPVKVSVGVILVVLFGAISLWGMPIQLAPNIEQPIVTVSTVWPGASPSEVEKEIVQAQEERLRSVEGVVKMSGECRESEGTIILEFGVGTDMEEAVLKVNSQLQRVKTYPLDAERPVIRTSDNSDDAIAWFVLSTLPPDDQLLTRFAEQNPQHRQAIEHILKARSPALKNLRLDELAQQHAEAESLLPPARDLSHYRKYAEDYIKAEFERVDGVAKSDVFGGQIPQMEVLVDADKLAARGLTLTDVRTALSNDHRDTSGGKFDEGKRGWTVRTLGEYRSPDQIGQQIIRHTAGQPVYVRDVAEVRLGYERPTGMVRRFGATNISINCKREPGANVMEIMRGLKAKMEQLNTGRLRREGLVLYQVYDETEYISSAVGLVNQNIMLGGALTIIVMILFLHLDARTWIVVPLLAATAGLAVLWSAWFFILTLAIIVTAGFWYARGTLVVAIAIPTSILGTFIVLTLLGRSLNVISLAGLAFAVGMLVDNAVVVLENIYRHHQSGQGARDAARTASLEVWGAVLASTLTTLFVFLPVLFLEGEVGQLFIDIALAISAAVTFSLLVSIVVIPTAAARILNDHSGTTVGSVVNSAGDKLPTSGLLARGGQWFTDAVCNLNQWIQRTTMRRISTVFLLLAGSLGATLFMRPELEYLPEGNRNLIFGILNPPPGYNIERLSAMGQQIEQRTRPNWDFNADQLAQKSKDFVAIDDFYYVARDSGAFLGFRAYDPLQARNLIPLIREEFKQDFPGTFLHVSQSSLFGRGMSGGRSIDVEIVGPELEDLVNIGGRILGDVQATFPDTTQVRPIPSLDLSSPELHVIRKPEQGSELGISNSELGFVVSTMVDGAYIADYFLAGQKVRLVLRTNDSYASRTQDLQSRYIATRNMRAPVRLDALADVTITSGPQQILRREGQRAVTIQVSPPPELSLDRCISQLNSEILRPLEEDGALGSDYQINLSGTADKLVQTWNALRWNFLLALLITYLLMAALFESWLYPLVIILTVPLAMVGGILGLQLLNLYSSLVGARPQNLDVLTMLGFVILIGTAINNAILLVHQALNLMRIENMDTQRAIIQSVRTRIRPIFMTTLTTVFGLAPLVFFPGAGSELYRGIGSVVFGGLIASAVFTLVMIPALFSLVISVKDRWTGQGS; this comes from the coding sequence CGTCGTCAAGATGAGTGGCGAATGTCGTGAATCGGAAGGTACCATCATTCTTGAATTTGGCGTAGGTACCGATATGGAAGAGGCGGTATTGAAGGTCAATTCGCAACTCCAGCGTGTCAAAACCTATCCGTTAGATGCCGAGCGACCGGTCATTCGCACCTCTGACAATTCGGACGACGCCATTGCTTGGTTTGTGTTGAGCACCTTGCCCCCGGACGACCAACTGTTGACCCGCTTTGCCGAACAAAATCCGCAACATCGTCAGGCAATCGAGCATATTTTGAAAGCTCGTAGCCCAGCGCTCAAGAATCTACGATTGGATGAACTGGCGCAACAGCATGCGGAGGCCGAATCGCTGTTGCCTCCGGCTCGCGATTTGAGTCACTATCGCAAGTACGCCGAAGACTACATCAAGGCAGAATTCGAGCGCGTTGACGGCGTGGCTAAATCCGATGTCTTTGGCGGGCAGATTCCGCAAATGGAAGTGCTGGTCGACGCGGATAAACTTGCAGCTCGGGGACTAACCTTGACGGATGTGCGCACCGCTTTGAGCAACGATCATCGCGATACTTCTGGCGGAAAATTTGACGAGGGTAAGCGTGGCTGGACGGTACGCACCCTAGGCGAATATCGTAGCCCGGATCAGATTGGCCAACAAATTATTCGCCACACTGCGGGACAACCCGTCTATGTCCGCGATGTCGCCGAGGTGCGCTTGGGTTACGAACGACCGACAGGTATGGTGCGTCGATTCGGTGCCACCAACATCTCGATCAATTGCAAACGTGAGCCCGGCGCCAACGTGATGGAAATCATGCGCGGCCTCAAGGCGAAAATGGAACAACTCAATACGGGCAGATTGCGCCGTGAGGGATTGGTCCTTTATCAGGTATACGACGAAACTGAGTACATCAGCTCGGCAGTGGGTTTGGTAAATCAAAATATTATGCTGGGCGGGGCGCTGACGATCATCGTGATGATCTTGTTCTTGCATCTTGATGCCCGGACATGGATTGTCGTGCCGCTGCTGGCGGCAACTGCAGGCTTAGCCGTCCTCTGGTCGGCTTGGTTCTTCATACTCACCTTGGCCATCATCGTGACGGCAGGCTTCTGGTATGCCCGAGGCACTCTGGTGGTAGCTATTGCGATACCCACCAGCATTCTCGGCACATTCATTGTCTTGACCCTGCTAGGGCGATCGTTGAACGTAATTAGTTTGGCGGGCTTAGCGTTTGCGGTGGGTATGTTGGTTGACAATGCCGTTGTGGTTTTGGAAAACATCTATCGCCATCACCAGTCAGGCCAGGGCGCCCGAGACGCAGCTCGAACAGCTAGCTTGGAAGTCTGGGGGGCAGTGCTGGCATCGACGCTGACCACCCTGTTTGTATTCCTGCCGGTACTATTTCTGGAGGGCGAAGTCGGCCAGTTGTTCATCGATATCGCGCTGGCGATCAGTGCTGCCGTAACATTTAGTCTGCTGGTTAGCATTGTTGTAATTCCAACGGCGGCGGCGCGCATACTTAACGATCATTCAGGTACTACCGTGGGTTCAGTTGTCAATTCTGCTGGCGACAAGCTGCCGACGAGCGGCCTGCTGGCTAGGGGTGGTCAGTGGTTTACCGATGCGGTCTGCAATCTCAACCAGTGGATTCAACGCACAACCATGCGCCGAATTTCCACAGTTTTTTTGCTGTTGGCGGGCTCGCTGGGTGCAACCTTGTTTATGCGCCCAGAATTGGAGTATCTACCTGAAGGAAATCGCAACCTTATCTTTGGTATCTTGAATCCGCCACCGGGATACAACATCGAACGCTTGTCCGCCATGGGTCAACAGATCGAGCAGAGAACTCGGCCCAACTGGGACTTCAACGCTGATCAGCTCGCTCAGAAATCCAAGGACTTTGTTGCCATTGACGATTTCTACTATGTCGCTCGGGACAGTGGTGCTTTTCTCGGTTTCCGCGCCTACGATCCGCTGCAGGCCCGCAATTTGATTCCGCTGATTCGCGAAGAGTTCAAGCAAGATTTTCCAGGAACTTTTCTCCATGTTTCACAGTCCAGCCTATTTGGACGCGGCATGTCCGGCGGACGTAGCATCGATGTCGAGATCGTTGGACCTGAGCTGGAAGACCTTGTGAACATCGGCGGTCGAATTCTTGGCGACGTACAAGCTACTTTCCCAGATACAACGCAGGTACGACCCATTCCCAGTCTGGACCTGTCGAGCCCGGAGTTGCATGTGATTCGCAAACCAGAGCAAGGGTCCGAACTTGGAATCAGTAACTCGGAGCTAGGCTTTGTGGTTAGCACCATGGTCGACGGAGCATATATTGCTGACTATTTCTTGGCCGGGCAAAAGGTCAGGTTGGTGCTTCGCACCAATGATAGTTATGCATCACGGACACAGGATTTACAGTCGCGGTACATCGCCACACGTAATATGCGTGCACCGGTTCGCCTGGATGCGCTGGCCGATGTTACGATTACTTCGGGGCCGCAACAGATTCTTCGCCGTGAAGGCCAACGGGCTGTGACTATCCAGGTCTCGCCACCTCCCGAATTGAGCCTGGATCGCTGCATCTCTCAATTGAATTCAGAAATCCTCAGGCCGCTTGAGGAGGACGGTGCGTTAGGCAGCGACTATCAGATCAATCTCAGTGGAACAGCCGACAAATTAGTCCAAACCTGGAATGCGCTACGATGGAATTTCTTATTGGCATTGCTTATCACCTACCTGCTGATGGCCGCCCTGTTTGAGTCCTGGCTTTATCCACTGGTGATCATTTTGACAGTGCCGTTGGCGATGGTCGGCGGAATCTTGGGCTTACAGTTGCTCAATCTGTACTCCAGCCTAGTAGGTGCTCGACCACAGAATCTTGATGTGCTGACCATGTTGGGCTTTGTGATTCTGATTGGTACCGCCATCAATAACGCCATCTTGCTCGTCCATCAGGCGCTGAATCTGATGCGAATTGAGAATATGGATACACAGCGCGCCATCATCCAGTCCGTTCGTACACGAATTCGGCCCATCTTCATGACCACACTCACTACAGTGTTTGGTTTGGCACCGTTGGTCTTCTTTCCTGGCGCTGGTAGTGAATTGTATCGGGGTATCGGTAGCGTCGTTTTCGGGGGGCTGATCGCATCGGCAGTATTTACGCTGGTCATGATCCCGGCCCTATTCAGCCTGGTAATTTCAGTGAAGGATCGCTGGACAGGCCAAGGCTCCTAG